One genomic window of Paramormyrops kingsleyae isolate MSU_618 chromosome 22, PKINGS_0.4, whole genome shotgun sequence includes the following:
- the LOC111843268 gene encoding nucleoside diphosphate kinase B, protein MAGIQERTFIAVKPDGVQRGLIGDIVKRFEQKGFKLVAMKFLQASEDLLKKHYIDLKDKPFYNGLVKYMASGPVLAMVWEGLGVVKTGRVMLGETNPADSKPGSIRGDFCIQVGRNIIHGSDSVESANTEIGLWFKPEELVAYKSCAQDWIYE, encoded by the exons ATGGCTGGCATCCAGGAGCGTACCTTCATTGCCGTCAAACCCGATGGTGTGCAGAGGGGTCTTATCGGGGACATCGTCAAGCGCTTTGAGCAGAAAGGATTTAAACTCGTTGCTATGAAATTTCTCCAG GCGTCCGAAGACCTCCTCAAGAAGCATTACATTGACCTTAAAGATAAGCCGTTCTATAATGGACTGGTGAAGTACATGGCCTCTGGTCCTGTACTGGCAATG GTATGGGAAGGTCTAGGTGTAGTAAAAACAGGAAGAGTGATGTTGGGAGAGACCAATCCTGCAGACTCCAAACCCGGAAGCATCCGCGGAGACTTCTGCATTCAAGTTGGCAG GAACATCATCCATGGAAGCGATTCTGTCGAAAGCGCAAATACTGAGATCGGTCTGTGGTTTAAACCTGAGGAGCTGGTGGCATACAAAAGCTGTGCACAAGACTGGATCTACGAGTGA